In Rutidosis leptorrhynchoides isolate AG116_Rl617_1_P2 chromosome 2, CSIRO_AGI_Rlap_v1, whole genome shotgun sequence, one genomic interval encodes:
- the LOC139892843 gene encoding protein SMAX1-LIKE 3-like, with translation MRTGGYTIQHTLTLDAANVVKQALVLARRRGHAQVTPLHVASAMLTSPTSILRKACLQPNSHPLQYKALELCFNVALNRLPTMQSNPVMLNPNQSHNPSLSNALVAAFKRAQAHQRRGSIENQQQPILALKVEIEQLIISILDDPSVSRVMREAGFSSTQIKNNIEQMEISISSPNPRSFSQSKENFKPRSLAKVQDEDVMSVIEMMMNRKRRNIVVIRECLASADAIVKGVIDKFETENNFNLRFMQFVSLPLHTLHHLSREDVQDKIRELKCLVKSFVGRGVILYLGDLNWISDYWSNHSDRKLNGSYYYSPMEHMIMELSGLNLGVDSGKLWLMGIANSQTYMRCKIGHPSLETLWDLCPLTLPIASLDLTLNIESKDSGNEMKLLTCCTECSVNLRREARSIPSYGRTNDSITAGGSTLPSWLQQYKEDNSRQSTNDKECEKVGNLCKKWNSICSSLHNQQPMSSSPNLNQQNVTWPVIFESNTPKEHQFFMGGEQCFEDPNPKTLLPELLSNPNSSPNSASCSEASYHDDNQEYYLHKLKEMNPENVNLLSNALERVVPWQREIIPEIVSTILQCRSGTMERKGNQETWLSFMGADNNGKEKIAKELAKVVFGSRNNFVQLGLSRFSATRGDSTDDDQELASKKRARDENGQSYLERFIDAVQENANRVFFMEDIEQVDYYSLMGIKKAIKNGMFTLDSGETVLLNEAIVIFSCESFSSISRACSPSIRRMYCEDERQEIVEDCGNESLISFDLNVATKHESVYDIGILESVDKQVIFKLQML, from the exons ATGAGAACTGGAGGCTATACTATCCAACACACACTAACACTTGATGCCGCAAATGTTGTAAAACAAGCTCTTGTTCTTGCAAGAAGGCGTGGCCATGCGCAGGTCACGCCTTTGCATGTTGCTAGTGCGATGCTAACATCGCCAACAAGCATTCTCAGGAAGGCTTGTTTGCAACCAAACTCTCATCCACTTCAATACAAAGCTCTTGAGCTTTGTTTCAATGTGGCTCTAAACCGCCTTCCTACTATGCAATCAAACCCTGTCATGTTAAATCCTAACCAATCTCACAATCCTTCTCTTTCAAACGCGTTGGTTGCTGCCTTCAAACGTGCTCAAGCTCACCAACGACGTGGTTCCATTGAAAACCAACAACAACCCATTTTAGCTCTTAAAGTAGAGATTGAACAACTAATTATATCCATATTGGATGATCCTAGTGTGAGTAGAGTCATGCGAGAAGCTGGTTTTTCTAGCACACAAATCAAAAACAATATCGAACAAATGGAGATATCaatttcttctccaaatccacgtAGTTTTTCGCAATCAAAAGAGAATTTCAAGCCTAGATCTTTAGCTAAAGTCCAAGATGAAGATGTGATGAGTGTTATAGAAATGATGATGAATAGAAAAAGAAGGAACATTGTTGTTATAAGAGAGTGTTTAGCTAGTGCTGATGCTATAGTTAAAGGAGTTATAGACAAGTTCGAAACTGAAAACAATTTCAACTTAAGGTTCATGCAGTTTGTAAGCCTTCCTTTACACACACTCCATCACCTTTCAAGGGAAGATGTTCAAGACAAAATCAGGGAACTTAAGTGTCTAGTAAAAAGCTTTGTGGGTagaggagttatattatatttaggTGATCTCAATTGGATTTCGGATTACTGGTCGAACCACAGCGATCGAAAACTCAACGGGAGCTACTATTACTCTCCTATGGAGCATATGATCATGGAGCTTAGTGGACTCAATTTGGGTGTTGATAGTGGGAAGTTATGGTTGATGGGGATAGCTAATTCTCAAACATACATGAGGTGCAAAATAGGTCACCCTTCACTTGAAACTCTATGGGATCTTTGTCCTCTTACACTTCCTATTGCTAGCTTGGACCTCACCCTCAATATAGAAAG TAAAGATTCAGGAAATGAGATGAAGTTGCTCACTTGTTGCACAGAATGTTCGGTTAACTTAAGACGAGAGGCTCGAAGCATACCGAGCTATGGTCGCACCAACGACTCCATTACTGCAGGTGGATCCACCTTGCCTTCATGGCTCCAACAATATAAAGAAGACAACTCAAGACAAAGCACCAATGATAAG GAATGTGAAAAAGTTGGGAATCTTTGCAAAAAATGGAACTCCATTTGTAGTTCACTTCACAATCAACAACCTATGTCTTCTTCACCAAATTTAAACCAACAAAATGTCACCTGGCCCGTAATTTTCGAGTCCAACACCCCTAAAGAACATCAATTTTTTATGGGTGGTGAACAATGTTTCGAAGATCCCAACCCGAAAACGCTTTTGCCTGAACTTCTATCGAATCCGAATTCAAGTCCAAATTCGGCCTCTTGTAGTGAAGCTAGTTATCATGATGATAATCAAGAATACTACTTGCATAAGTTAAAAGAGATGAACCCTGAAAATGTAAACCTTCTAAGCAATGCATTGGAGAGAGTTGTACCATGGCAAAGAGAGATCATTCCGGAAATAGTAAGTACAATCCTTCAATGCAGATCTGGTACAATGGAAAGAAAGGGGAACCAAGAAACATGGTTGTCTTTTATGGGTGCTGATAATAATGGTAAAGAAAAGATAGCAAAAGAGTTGGCCAAAGTTGTATTTGGATCAAGAAACAATTTTGTTCAATTGGGGTTGAGTCGATTTTCAGCAACGCGGGGTGATTCGACCGATGATGATCAAGAACTCGCTAGCAAGAAAAGGGCGAGGGACGAAAATGGCCAAAGTTATCTTGAAAGATTCATTGATGCGGTTCAAGAAAACGCAAACCGTGTGTTCTTCATGGAAGATATTGAGCAAGTTGATTACTATTCCCTAATGGGAATCAAGAAAGCAATCAAGAATGGAATGTTTACGTTAGATAGTGGTGAAACGGTCCTTCTTAATGAAGCCATTGTTATTTTCAGCTGTGAAAGTTTTAGTTCGATTTCTCGAGCTTGTTCACCAAGCATTAGGCGAATGTATTGTGAAGATGAACGACAAGAAATCGTTGAGGATTGTGGTAATGAGTCTTTGATTAGTTTCGACTTGAATGTTGCTACAAAGCATGAATCAGTTTATGATATTGGGATTTTGGAGTCAGTTGATAAACAAGTTATTTTCAAACTCCAAATGTTGTAA